TTTGCTCGAAATCTATGGTATTGTTTCACAGTCTTGTCTGAATCAGGATTTTCATCCTATATCGGCTTCAGGTAGAACAGCTAAAAGAAGGATGAGCAATCACTCCAGATCCACAAAAATCTGCATGACAGTCAAGAAACATTTCAAGGAAGCAGCCCAAAAACTACGAATTATTAACATTCAGAGCTAGGAACGGGGATAAGTGTCAATCTAGTAGCTATGCTCACCTCCATATCTGGGAGAGGGTCGTATGTCTTCCGTTCTCTGTAGTCAAACACACTAATTCCGGTAATTCTCTGAACTCCAAGTTTGGTAGCAACTAGTTTCTGCATATAAAACATCGACAGGCAAAAACATGGGATCAGTTTATGCAGAGGTATCGGCTTTgccaaaatttttattaaggaCATGAGAGCAACTTCGATAGGAAACAAGTTATGATAAAAATGGTCATACCAAGTGGAAATCTGAGGAACCAAATGCCTCCACCTTTGGTAAGGCCTTTACAGTAGAAGAACAGAGAGTTAGTATGATAAAGCAGTCTGCTAAATAAGTAGTACAGTGgagcattatatatacatatctatCTTTATATCTCTGTCAACAAGATGCTTGTAAGTTTGAGATAGCCGATGATATATCAAATGCATAGCATGTTTCCTTGCGATATTAATCAGAAGAGCACATTTCAGGACCATTCAAAAGATGATTTAACCATGAAATAGAAATCGAGAATGATGACGAAATCCAAACCAGATTACCATCTTTTGGAGACCATTAATCACAACAGCCCTCTCTTCAGGCGAATCATCTGGTGATAATGAGACTTCAAACGGGCCCAGCTCTCTCTCCGTCAGGTTGGTCAGATTTATGTGTATCTATTGGAAACGTTTGCTAAAGTGAGAATGAGAGAAATAGGGACGTTTCCCAAATCAAGCATTTCAGAGATAATGGCTTCAATTATCGGCAAATTGTTGATGTACCTTTATAGTATGTCTAGAACAATTGTGCTTTTACTTTGATTTATAATATAAGTAAGCACTGAATATCGATAAGAGAACTTAGATTACCGAGAAAGATCTTCCAAAAATGATGGTGGCTGGAATCTCCGCCACTTGCAAGTCAATTTCCTTGCGGGTGATGGCCTGCAGAAGGAGTTCATAGAACAGAAGACAGAATTATCCATCAATATGAGAGTATAAATGACTGAACGAACTGTCGGATGAGTTTTTAGCAAGCAAATTGCAAATACATTTTCAAGTTAAGGCTATTCTTTGAAATATACCACAGCATGGAACAAGAAGAAATTCGAGCATACAGTAGACCGGTTTTATGCCTGTTCACAAAAATTAGCTTATGATACATTAACAGCATTCAGTGTAAAGAAGTCATGCGCTGGCAGCTAGACTACCATCTAAATCTCTATAAAGTAGAGGTTATACTTGTCAAGCATTTCTTTCACGAATACGATGCTCAGAAAGCTCCAAGAGCACGCTCCTAAAGGTACATAGAGCGagttcaataaaataaataaatgcagGGAGAACTGAGAGGACACAGCATACTCACAGCACCAAGAATCTGCTGCGTCTGTAGACGACCAGGTTCTCCCAAATTCGTTCGCCATGTTATCTGAAGTTTACCTAGCACATTGCTTCCCTCAACTTTGACATGCTCTGGACCTTGGGAGGATGATTTTAACTGATAAAGATAGTTCTGGATTCCTCCACCAGATCTGATCAGGACCGGTGGCTTGAAGGTCTCTCTGTCAGTCAGAAAACATTACAATTAAAAGTTACAGTTAAGATAGAGATAATCATATCCTTCACCAAGAACTAAGGTCATTAATTCAAAGATTAAAAAGGGCATATATTTGTCTTTGGAAACACACACCTAGCTGCAGAATTCATCTCAGAATGGTGCTCATCGGCTTTTAGTTTTGTCGCACTCCAATTCTGAGCTGGCTCGAACTCAACTTGGTCCATATATAGATTCGTTTTGGTATGATTCTCAATGCATGCTTCCAAAAATGTGGTATCCTGAGATAGAATTTCATTTGTATAGCCTCATGAAGGGTGACAAGTTCAGTCAGATGATCCCTAGTCCACTATTACAGGAATGAAATAGAATATTATCGCTATTTCTCTTAGGAATTTGAACAAGGGCCAGCAAGGATAGGTCATAGTTACATATTCCAAGACGACTTGAAGTGCTATTGTTGATATTATAGTTAGCATTTCCCAGATAAAAAAGTTGATAGAAGAAAAAGCTTAACGGAAATTGTCAGCTCGAATTCCATATATCAGCACTGAGGCCTCATAAGAAAGAAATGATCAATTATCACCTTAGTTTAGAAATCCACCCTCTTACGTTCAAAAGTATCCAGAAAACTAGTAACTAAAAGCAACATGCAGCTAGACAGAAACTATAACTTACATTCAGATATTTAGCGAAACATCAACCTACCTTCACAACGCGGACCTGCAAAAGGAGAAATCAAAAGTCAAAATCGAGATTTACTTATGAATATGATTggtcaattttactatatacatacaaacattctTGAAAAGCCAGACCAAAATCTATCTCAAATACAGAGGCATAAAAATAATACCTTTGTCTTCACAGAGAGCGGATTGGCAACAATGAACTTAAAAAACTGAGGAAGATATTTACGCTCACCATCACCATCATTATACAGCGCAGTGCAGACCAAGCTACAAATTATCAGCAAACAGTAGCAAACAAGTTAGTCTGTGGATACAGAAACAGTTCAAGTCAACTCATATATACAATAATCAGGCACGCGCTTACGTGTGAGCTCCAAGTTCCTTCACATCATGTTCAACGATAAAGTCGTAACGACCTCCAGCGCGTATTGATTCGACTGAAGATTTCGATGTGTCCAGAAGCAGGATCCTCTGTCTCTCAGTTTGAATTTCTGCCTGGAAAAACCGAAACATCACACTGACAATTATCATCCGATAATCGGCAAAAAGAATCATATTTCAAATACTGACTCTGCGCAGAACCCCAACAATCTCCAGGCAACAATGTCAGGTGATTTTTCTGCCCAAAACACTCATTTGTGCTCCTCCGCAGAAAATTCCTCAGCATCTGCCATGATTTCTTCTAGAACTCGCATTGCAATGGCACCGAGGAATTGGAAATGCTGCTACTGATCTACAACAAGGGAGAAAGCAGAGAACAATCGACTCACTGACCTTAATTATGATGTCCCGGACCTCAAAGTTCGAGCTGTTGTTTATACTGATGTAGCTGCAGAAAGTCTCTCCCAGATAAATCGCCCTGCGCAAGCATTGATAACGGATCGTCATCGAGCAGTCCAAATTTAGTATGAGTGATGGAATATGGCAATGCAGGGCTAATGAAATGATTTCCCGGGGAAAGAGATGCCGGACCCGAAGGCttgagggaggaggaggaggccgGAAAGGCCCATAGAGTCGGTGGCGTCGTGGAGGAGGAATCTGGTGCGGTAGCCGAGATCGGCGGCGTCCTCAGGAGGCTTGATTCCCGGGCCGCTGAGGAGGCGGGGGAGCTGGGAGGCGGCAAGGGGATCGTCAAAGATGTCCTCGCCGACGAGGAGATCAGAGGGATCGACGAGAAGTGGAGTGTCGACGTGGAGAGTGGGACGGCAGAGCCGCATGACCCTGAAGGCCAGCGAGTGGGAGGCCTGCGTCGTGCTCATCTTCCCGTCTCCGACGAGTCTCCGGTGAGACACagcaagaggaagaagaggggaACCGGAATCGACTGAAATGGCTTCCGAGTGAGGGAATCTTTTGACAGGTTTAACCCTTAACTTCATAAATTTCCAGTTTTGCCCctaaatttttcatttcttaaaTTATGACCCCTAACTAAATAATGTAGCATTGCATCCATTACGCCACCATTGTTAACTGCGGTCCAGCAGCTCGATGACAGGCTCCCCTTCCTCGCAAAGTATCGTCAAGAAAGCACCAATTAGATTGTTATTTTCTAAAGGTCTTATCGGAAGGAAAGATATTTGTATTTTCGAAGTTTTATCGGAAGGAAAGGGGTTATTACACGAGAATAGCATTCAAAACCTCGCTACCGCTCCGCCTCTTTTTGTTTAGAG
The sequence above is drawn from the Punica granatum isolate Tunisia-2019 chromosome 5, ASM765513v2, whole genome shotgun sequence genome and encodes:
- the LOC116209437 gene encoding trafficking protein particle complex subunit 13, which encodes MKLRVKPVKRFPHSEAISVDSGSPLLPLAVSHRRLVGDGKMSTTQASHSLAFRVMRLCRPTLHVDTPLLVDPSDLLVGEDIFDDPLAASQLPRLLSGPGIKPPEDAADLGYRTRFLLHDATDSMGLSGLLLLPQAFGAIYLGETFCSYISINNSSNFEVRDIIIKAEIQTERQRILLLDTSKSSVESIRAGGRYDFIVEHDVKELGAHTLVCTALYNDGDGERKYLPQFFKFIVANPLSVKTKVRVVKDTTFLEACIENHTKTNLYMDQVEFEPAQNWSATKLKADEHHSEMNSAARETFKPPVLIRSGGGIQNYLYQLKSSSQGPEHVKVEGSNVLGKLQITWRTNLGEPGRLQTQQILGAAITRKEIDLQVAEIPATIIFGRSFSIHINLTNLTERELGPFEVSLSPDDSPEERAVVINGLQKMALPKVEAFGSSDFHLKLVATKLGVQRITGISVFDYRERKTYDPLPDMEIFVDLE